A window from Neobacillus sp. PS3-40 encodes these proteins:
- a CDS encoding MoxR family ATPase produces the protein MSNDQMNPTIEKILLNIEKVMIGKRNVAELSLVALLSNGHVLLEDVPGVGKTMMVRALAKSVNASFRRIQFTPDLLPSDVTGVSIYNPKEMEFQFRPGPLMGNIILADEINRTSPKTQSALLEGMEEASVTIDGVTHQLQKPFFIMATQNPIEYEGTYPLPEAQLDRFLLKMTMGYPDMNEEIEVLNRAQKVPPIEELQPVIDLEELRILQREIKEVFVDDTIKHYIVDLVHRTRGHGNVYLGASPRGSISLMKAAQSYAYMYGRDFVLPDDIQYLAPFVLAHRIILKSEAKFEGISAEDVVKWVVARVPVPIQRLVK, from the coding sequence ATGTCCAACGATCAAATGAATCCTACTATTGAAAAAATCCTATTAAATATTGAAAAAGTTATGATCGGTAAACGAAATGTTGCTGAGCTTAGTCTTGTGGCGCTACTTTCCAATGGCCATGTATTGCTTGAAGATGTACCTGGGGTTGGGAAAACGATGATGGTACGTGCTCTTGCCAAGTCAGTTAATGCCAGTTTCCGCCGAATTCAGTTTACTCCGGATCTTTTACCATCAGATGTGACGGGCGTGTCTATTTATAATCCAAAGGAAATGGAATTTCAATTTCGTCCTGGCCCGTTGATGGGCAATATTATACTTGCGGATGAAATCAATCGGACTTCTCCGAAGACGCAGTCGGCTCTATTAGAGGGAATGGAAGAAGCGAGTGTGACTATTGATGGGGTGACGCATCAGCTTCAAAAGCCCTTTTTTATAATGGCGACGCAAAATCCAATTGAATATGAAGGTACCTACCCACTTCCGGAGGCGCAACTTGACCGATTTTTATTGAAAATGACCATGGGCTACCCGGATATGAATGAAGAAATAGAGGTATTGAACAGAGCACAGAAGGTCCCGCCAATAGAAGAATTACAACCAGTGATCGATCTTGAGGAGTTGCGTATTTTACAAAGGGAAATTAAAGAGGTCTTTGTAGATGATACGATTAAACACTATATTGTTGATCTCGTCCATCGAACAAGAGGGCATGGGAATGTTTACCTTGGGGCAAGTCCGCGTGGCTCAATTTCGTTGATGAAGGCTGCTCAGAGCTATGCCTATATGTATGGCCGTGACTTTGTCCTTCCTGACGATATCCAGTATTTGGCCCCTTTCGTTTTAGCCCACAGAATTATCTTAAAATCCGAAGCAAAGTTTGAAGGGATTTCTGCCGAAGACGTAGTTAAATGGGTGGTAGCAAGAGTTCCTGTACCTATACAGAGGCTTGTGAAGTAA
- the glcT gene encoding glucose PTS transporter transcription antiterminator GlcT, giving the protein MAELRIGKVLNNNVLIAEHPSYEEVVIIGKGIGFNRKSGDLIDTDNIEKLFVLRNEKEQENYIKLLPFIANDLHDVIISAIDLIKHRVHSSLNEHIHVALTDHLMFAISRVSKGMEIKNPFLIETKALYQHEYEIATEVVKLIQEKIGVLLPVGEVGFIALHIHSSVTNKNLSDVNQHSQLVSRLVEMSEEQLEMQIDKESIDYMRLVRHLRFTIERVIKGEKVEEPEKISSLLKEEYPLCYNLSWKLIKVMQQSLKKKVFDAEAVYLTMHLQRLQKKIK; this is encoded by the coding sequence ATGGCTGAATTGCGGATTGGAAAAGTCCTTAATAACAACGTACTGATCGCTGAACACCCTTCATACGAAGAGGTGGTTATCATTGGTAAGGGTATTGGGTTCAATCGGAAAAGCGGAGATCTTATTGATACAGATAATATAGAAAAACTTTTTGTATTAAGAAATGAAAAGGAACAAGAGAACTATATAAAGCTTCTCCCTTTTATTGCGAATGACTTGCATGATGTAATTATTTCAGCAATAGACCTAATTAAGCATCGAGTCCATTCATCATTAAATGAGCATATTCATGTGGCGTTAACTGATCATTTAATGTTTGCTATTTCTCGCGTTTCGAAAGGGATGGAAATAAAAAATCCTTTTTTGATTGAAACAAAAGCTCTTTATCAGCATGAATATGAGATTGCGACAGAAGTTGTAAAGTTGATTCAAGAGAAAATAGGGGTATTACTACCTGTGGGTGAGGTTGGATTTATAGCATTGCATATTCATAGCTCAGTAACGAATAAAAACCTATCAGATGTGAATCAACATTCCCAGTTAGTAAGCAGGCTTGTAGAAATGAGCGAAGAACAGCTGGAAATGCAAATAGACAAAGAGAGCATCGATTATATGAGGCTTGTTCGGCATTTGCGTTTTACAATTGAAAGGGTTATCAAAGGTGAAAAAGTTGAAGAACCTGAAAAAATTTCTTCCCTCTTGAAAGAAGAATATCCTTTATGCTATAATCTCTCATGGAAGCTCATTAAAGTGATGCAACAGTCCTTGAAAAAAAAGGTATTCGATGCAGAAGCAGTTTATTTAACAATGCATCTACAACGACTTCAAAAGAAAATAAAATAG
- a CDS encoding NCS2 family permease: MKNYFRFAELGTNYRQESLGGLTTFLAMAYILAVNPLTLTLASIKGLPDSMRMDYGAVFVATALAAAVGSIVMGLLGKYPLALAPGMGLNAFFAYTVVLGSKIPWQHALGAVFISGVFFFLLTLTGLREKIINAIPVDLKHAVGAGIGLFITFIGLQESGIIVNNDATLVGLGDLTKGPTLLAIFGIVVTVIMMTRGIKGAVFFGMILTSIVGMIFNLIAVPHHLVSAVPSLKPTFGAVFSSFGDSSFWSTSMVGIILTFLFVDFFDNAGTLVAVANQAGLMKDNKLPNAGRALLSDSIATIVGSILGTSTTTSYIESSAGVASGAKTGFASLVTAGLFILSLFFFPLLAVITSSVTAPALIIVGVLMVSSLGKIDWTRFEIAVPAFLTMIAMPLSYSIATGIAVGFIFYPITMIVKGRIKEVNPIMYFFFVIFILYFILR, from the coding sequence ATGAAAAACTATTTTCGGTTTGCGGAACTGGGAACGAATTACCGCCAAGAATCTTTAGGTGGATTAACAACATTTTTGGCGATGGCGTATATTTTAGCAGTCAATCCACTTACTTTGACTCTTGCAAGCATAAAAGGATTACCGGATTCAATGAGAATGGATTACGGAGCTGTATTTGTAGCGACAGCACTTGCAGCTGCAGTCGGTTCTATTGTTATGGGGCTTTTAGGAAAATATCCTCTCGCCTTAGCACCAGGTATGGGATTGAACGCTTTCTTTGCTTATACGGTTGTTTTAGGTAGTAAAATTCCGTGGCAACATGCTCTAGGAGCTGTGTTCATTTCGGGTGTATTCTTCTTCTTATTAACGCTTACTGGGCTTCGTGAAAAAATCATTAATGCAATACCGGTTGATTTAAAACATGCAGTTGGTGCTGGTATTGGATTATTTATTACTTTTATTGGTCTACAAGAATCTGGAATTATTGTGAATAACGATGCTACGCTTGTAGGGTTAGGTGATTTAACGAAAGGACCAACATTACTTGCAATCTTTGGTATTGTTGTTACAGTCATCATGATGACAAGAGGAATTAAAGGGGCAGTATTTTTTGGAATGATCCTTACCTCGATTGTCGGAATGATTTTCAACTTAATCGCAGTACCACATCATCTTGTTTCTGCAGTACCGAGCTTAAAGCCAACATTTGGTGCAGTATTTTCATCATTCGGTGATAGTTCATTCTGGTCAACGAGTATGGTTGGAATTATCCTAACTTTCTTATTTGTGGACTTCTTTGATAATGCGGGCACACTTGTTGCTGTTGCAAATCAAGCGGGACTAATGAAGGATAACAAACTGCCGAACGCAGGTAGGGCTTTATTGTCAGATTCGATCGCTACTATTGTCGGGTCAATCTTAGGAACATCAACAACAACTTCTTATATTGAATCATCAGCGGGTGTTGCATCTGGTGCAAAAACAGGTTTTGCATCGTTAGTAACAGCGGGACTTTTCATATTATCGCTTTTCTTCTTCCCGTTATTGGCTGTCATAACATCATCTGTAACAGCACCAGCTTTAATTATTGTTGGAGTGTTAATGGTCTCTTCATTGGGCAAAATTGATTGGACCCGCTTTGAAATTGCTGTTCCAGCATTCTTAACGATGATCGCCATGCCTTTATCTTATAGCATTGCAACTGGTATTGCTGTAGGTTTCATTTTCTACCCAATTACAATGATCGTAAAAGGAAGAATCAAAGAAGTTAACCCAATCATGTATTTCTTCTTTGTAATCTTCATACTTTATTTCATCTTAAGATAG
- the guaA gene encoding glutamine-hydrolyzing GMP synthase, translating into MIVVLDFGSQYNQLITRRIREFGVYSELHPHTITAEEIKKLNPTGIILSGGPNSVYDENSFRCDENIFEMGLPILGICYGMQLMTINFGGKVEKATQREYGKAVLTVQNQSKLFHELPNEQIVWMSHGDLVVEAPQGFTVDGTNPSCPIAAMSNEERNFYAVQFHPEVRHSVYGNDLLKNFVFNVCQCKGDWSMENFIEVEMEKIRQKVGNKKVLCALSGGVDSSVVAVLIHKAIGDQLTCIFVDHGLLRKNEAESVMKTFADDFNMNIIKVDAKERFLSKLEGVSDPEKKRKIIGNEFIYVFDDEATKLEGIEFLAQGTLYTDIIESGTATAQTIKSHHNVGGLPEDMQFSLIEPLNTLFKDEVRALGTELGIPDDIVWRQPFPGPGLGIRVLGAISDEKLEIVRDSDWILREEIKNAGLDRDIWQYFTVLPDIRSVGVMGDARTYDYTIGIRAVTSIDGMTSDWARIPWDVLEVISTRIVNEVAHVNRVVYDITSKPPATIEWE; encoded by the coding sequence ATGATCGTTGTTTTAGATTTTGGGAGCCAGTATAATCAGTTAATTACACGCCGAATTCGTGAATTTGGTGTTTATAGTGAGCTTCATCCACATACCATTACAGCCGAAGAAATCAAGAAATTAAATCCTACTGGAATTATTTTATCCGGAGGACCTAATAGTGTATACGATGAAAATTCCTTCCGTTGTGATGAAAATATTTTCGAAATGGGTCTTCCAATCTTAGGGATCTGCTATGGAATGCAATTGATGACCATCAATTTTGGCGGGAAAGTGGAAAAGGCTACACAGCGTGAATATGGAAAAGCTGTTTTAACAGTTCAAAATCAATCAAAGCTCTTCCATGAATTACCTAATGAACAAATCGTGTGGATGAGCCATGGTGATCTTGTTGTAGAAGCTCCGCAGGGATTTACCGTTGATGGCACAAATCCATCCTGTCCGATTGCTGCCATGAGCAATGAGGAGCGGAATTTTTATGCAGTACAGTTCCATCCAGAGGTTCGTCATTCCGTTTACGGAAATGATCTTTTGAAAAATTTTGTTTTCAACGTTTGCCAGTGTAAAGGTGACTGGTCAATGGAAAACTTTATCGAAGTTGAAATGGAGAAGATTCGGCAAAAGGTCGGCAATAAGAAGGTTCTTTGTGCGCTAAGTGGTGGTGTAGATTCATCCGTTGTAGCTGTTTTAATCCATAAGGCGATTGGTGATCAGTTAACATGTATCTTTGTTGACCACGGCTTGCTTCGTAAAAATGAAGCAGAAAGCGTAATGAAGACATTTGCAGACGACTTCAATATGAATATCATTAAGGTCGATGCTAAGGAACGCTTTTTATCGAAACTTGAAGGTGTTTCTGACCCTGAGAAAAAGCGAAAAATTATTGGAAATGAATTTATATATGTGTTTGACGATGAGGCCACAAAACTTGAAGGTATTGAGTTTTTAGCACAAGGGACACTTTATACCGATATCATTGAAAGTGGAACGGCAACGGCACAAACAATTAAATCTCACCATAATGTTGGTGGATTACCAGAGGATATGCAATTTTCATTGATTGAGCCTTTAAACACATTGTTTAAAGATGAAGTTAGAGCACTTGGTACAGAGCTCGGGATTCCTGATGATATTGTATGGCGCCAACCTTTCCCAGGTCCAGGTCTCGGAATTCGTGTTCTTGGAGCTATTTCTGATGAGAAATTAGAGATTGTAAGGGATTCAGATTGGATCTTGCGTGAAGAAATTAAAAATGCTGGTTTAGATCGTGATATTTGGCAATATTTCACAGTTTTGCCTGATATCCGAAGTGTTGGGGTAATGGGTGATGCTAGAACGTATGATTATACAATCGGAATCAGGGCTGTTACCTCAATTGACGGAATGACATCTGATTGGGCAAGAATCCCATGGGATGTGCTAGAAGTGATCTCAACAAGAATAGTAAATGAGGTTGCACATGTAAATCGAGTTGTTTATGATATTACGAGCAAGCCACCTGCAACGATTGAGTGGGAGTAG
- a CDS encoding methyl-accepting chemotaxis protein: MKLTVARKMFLGFGSVLIILLSMMAFAYYEINSINHTYENLLNNQAQKVNLMHELIESSKEIQLANRGYLLMGNEKSLSDYQKSKIQYEKVSKKLTTLITQKSEEKILKELEQYSNQYIQVAEGTITLKKDNNPSYLSTISTDGPPLVLGFQNKAGEMIKIQNGDMATVRNSTLTRVKDLQLKLMLLSILSLLVGGVISFFIGRNISNPIKRIAITAEKIASGDLTQDKIQVKSKDEIGDLAHSFNEMAGNLREVLTQINVSAEQVTAASEELFATTEQTTQTSEQISSAIQEVASGAEVQVTNSKESATAMEEVAIGTQRIAESASTVKDSAHEASILSDQGNESINKAIHQMNTIENETKNMMNEIEQLKERSFEIGKIIEVITGITEQTNLLALNAAIEAARAGEHGKGFAVVADEVRKLADQSRSSAGQIVELIKHIQIDTENVNQGIVESSKEVALGKTFITETGEIFGQISKAVSQVNGQIQEVSATSEQISANTQQVAASVEQLSSIAKETSERSQNVAASSQEQLASIEEITASSESLSTLAQDLQGVIAKFTI, translated from the coding sequence GTGAAATTGACAGTGGCAAGAAAAATGTTTTTAGGATTTGGTTCCGTTTTAATCATTTTACTTTCGATGATGGCGTTTGCCTATTACGAAATCAACTCGATTAACCATACCTATGAAAACCTACTCAACAATCAGGCACAAAAGGTTAATCTCATGCATGAACTAATCGAGTCATCAAAAGAAATCCAACTAGCCAATCGTGGGTATCTACTCATGGGAAATGAGAAATCATTATCTGACTATCAAAAATCTAAAATTCAATATGAGAAGGTAAGTAAAAAACTAACGACTTTGATTACTCAAAAATCTGAAGAAAAAATACTTAAGGAATTAGAACAATATAGTAATCAATATATTCAAGTAGCCGAAGGGACGATCACCCTTAAAAAGGATAACAATCCTAGTTATTTAAGTACCATATCGACAGATGGTCCTCCTCTTGTTCTTGGTTTTCAAAATAAAGCGGGTGAAATGATTAAAATTCAAAATGGAGATATGGCTACAGTCCGAAACAGCACACTTACAAGAGTAAAAGATCTTCAATTAAAGCTAATGTTATTAAGCATATTATCCTTACTTGTAGGTGGAGTCATTTCATTTTTTATTGGACGTAATATATCGAATCCAATCAAAAGAATCGCCATTACAGCGGAAAAAATTGCTTCTGGGGACTTAACTCAAGATAAAATTCAAGTAAAATCGAAAGACGAAATTGGCGATTTAGCCCATTCTTTTAATGAGATGGCCGGGAATCTTCGAGAAGTTCTTACCCAAATCAATGTAAGCGCGGAACAAGTCACAGCTGCATCCGAAGAACTTTTTGCCACAACGGAACAGACAACTCAAACGTCTGAGCAAATTTCATCCGCTATCCAAGAAGTAGCGAGTGGGGCAGAAGTACAGGTGACAAATTCGAAGGAAAGTGCAACTGCTATGGAGGAAGTTGCCATTGGCACCCAGAGAATTGCAGAATCGGCTTCCACTGTTAAGGATTCGGCCCATGAAGCTAGTATTCTTTCCGATCAGGGAAACGAATCAATAAATAAGGCAATTCATCAAATGAACACAATTGAAAATGAAACAAAAAATATGATGAATGAAATTGAACAATTAAAAGAACGCTCTTTTGAAATTGGGAAAATAATTGAGGTCATTACTGGTATTACAGAACAAACGAATTTGCTTGCTTTAAACGCAGCCATCGAAGCAGCGAGAGCAGGAGAGCACGGGAAAGGCTTTGCCGTGGTAGCGGATGAGGTAAGAAAATTAGCCGATCAATCTCGCTCTTCTGCCGGTCAGATTGTTGAACTGATTAAACATATTCAAATAGATACGGAGAATGTAAATCAAGGTATTGTTGAAAGTTCAAAAGAAGTGGCACTTGGAAAAACCTTCATTACTGAAACCGGTGAGATTTTTGGACAAATCTCAAAGGCCGTCTCACAAGTAAATGGACAAATACAAGAGGTATCTGCCACTTCTGAACAAATTTCAGCAAATACACAGCAAGTTGCCGCCTCTGTTGAACAATTGTCATCAATTGCAAAAGAAACATCTGAAAGATCACAAAATGTTGCCGCTTCTTCACAGGAACAATTGGCTTCGATAGAAGAGATTACGGCATCATCTGAATCATTAAGTACGCTTGCTCAAGATTTACAAGGAGTTATTGCAAAGTTTACGATCTAA
- a CDS encoding transglutaminase-like domain-containing protein, with product MIKRDLSTFLLYMFGFILLWEWLRPIEQLTDTDHIEVFILFLLFCFLTSFFRIRWIFQSILKILFILFTLNLFYKNSSLHDWWRNLKDDIGFLFSRNWDNLSNEFRTILFFILLWMMVYLIQYWLLNRQRIFIFFFATVLYITVLDAFTPYNAKVAIVRTVICGFAVMGMLTFYRFFTKGDMKKEHSFTRKWMIPLSIIISLSVIIGFTAPKAAPIWPDPVPFFKSTSNKGGTSRQGSVSKVGYGEDDSHLGGPFIKDKSLVFKVVEKGKNYWKVETKDIYTGKGWMASGSTNIPFKGLELIPVFGIPENVDKTMKEATLFLKIDKNYLIYPAGIQRIIPSSFNGETFDINTNTEKIYTFDKDHNPLPLDSYQITYDVPKYKEADLVKSTDADRVKMSQEFINRYTRLPVKLPLRIKELAENITAGKNNWFDKAKAIESYFDSNDFSYEQKNVAVPGTNDDYVDQFLFETKRGYCDNFSSSMAVMLRTLGIPTRWVKGFNGGEFIGTSKGDMSKQLYQITNNNAHSWVEVYLPNQGWVPFEPTKGFTNDVEISYSVSNTPPSKSPTTTPNQIKKPQKPLQDDNQTTETKKSFDVKIMWSNIKLFWINKWKWVLVGLVIMGFVTALLYRKRGRWFPYYLLLYYRYKKNDENFGYAYLVLLKQLERYGLKRKEDQTLRNYALYIDSFFSTRKMTLLTARYEQFLYKDCAENGSWIEVRELWENLIKKTIA from the coding sequence ATGATAAAAAGAGACCTTTCCACGTTTTTACTCTATATGTTTGGTTTCATCCTGCTATGGGAATGGCTAAGGCCTATCGAGCAATTAACAGATACGGATCATATTGAAGTCTTTATCCTATTTTTGCTATTCTGTTTTCTCACCTCTTTCTTTCGCATCCGGTGGATCTTCCAATCTATTTTAAAAATCTTGTTTATTTTGTTTACTTTGAATCTCTTTTATAAGAATAGTAGCCTTCATGATTGGTGGAGGAATCTAAAAGACGATATAGGGTTTCTTTTTAGCCGAAATTGGGACAATTTATCAAATGAATTTAGAACCATCTTGTTTTTTATCCTGCTTTGGATGATGGTTTATCTAATCCAATACTGGCTATTGAACCGTCAGCGGATTTTTATCTTTTTCTTTGCCACGGTACTCTATATTACTGTATTAGATGCATTTACACCTTACAATGCAAAAGTAGCAATTGTGCGAACTGTAATTTGTGGATTTGCCGTAATGGGGATGCTGACCTTTTACAGGTTCTTTACAAAAGGAGATATGAAAAAGGAACATTCCTTTACACGGAAATGGATGATTCCACTGAGCATTATAATTTCCTTAAGTGTGATTATTGGATTTACCGCACCAAAGGCAGCCCCGATTTGGCCGGATCCAGTTCCGTTTTTTAAATCTACAAGTAATAAGGGAGGAACAAGTCGTCAAGGGTCTGTAAGCAAAGTTGGTTATGGTGAGGATGATTCGCACTTAGGTGGACCTTTTATAAAAGATAAGAGTCTTGTTTTTAAGGTTGTTGAAAAAGGGAAGAATTACTGGAAGGTAGAAACAAAGGATATATATACCGGAAAGGGTTGGATGGCTTCCGGTTCAACAAATATCCCCTTTAAAGGATTAGAACTTATTCCGGTATTTGGGATACCTGAAAATGTCGATAAAACAATGAAGGAAGCAACCTTGTTTTTAAAAATTGATAAAAATTATCTTATTTACCCAGCAGGTATTCAAAGAATTATCCCTAGTTCTTTTAATGGGGAAACTTTTGATATCAATACGAACACGGAAAAAATTTATACCTTTGACAAGGATCATAATCCGCTTCCTCTAGATTCATATCAAATAACCTATGACGTTCCTAAATATAAGGAAGCTGATTTAGTAAAATCAACGGATGCAGATCGTGTGAAAATGAGCCAGGAATTTATCAACAGATATACTAGATTACCTGTAAAGTTACCTTTGAGAATCAAAGAATTGGCGGAAAATATCACAGCAGGAAAAAATAATTGGTTTGATAAAGCAAAGGCAATCGAGAGTTACTTTGACAGTAATGATTTTTCCTATGAACAAAAAAATGTTGCTGTCCCAGGAACAAATGATGATTATGTAGATCAATTTTTATTTGAAACAAAGCGAGGTTATTGTGATAATTTTTCCAGTTCCATGGCGGTTATGCTTAGAACTCTCGGGATTCCTACGCGTTGGGTAAAGGGATTTAATGGTGGGGAGTTTATCGGAACCAGCAAAGGGGATATGTCGAAGCAACTTTATCAAATCACCAATAACAATGCACATTCATGGGTGGAGGTATATTTACCAAATCAAGGCTGGGTACCATTTGAACCGACAAAGGGCTTTACAAATGATGTAGAAATTAGTTACTCAGTGAGTAATACTCCACCTAGTAAAAGCCCAACCACTACGCCGAACCAAATAAAAAAACCACAAAAACCATTACAAGATGATAATCAGACTACAGAAACGAAGAAATCTTTTGATGTAAAAATAATGTGGTCAAACATAAAGTTATTTTGGATAAATAAATGGAAATGGGTCTTAGTAGGATTAGTCATAATGGGATTTGTAACTGCCCTGTTGTATCGGAAACGCGGGAGATGGTTTCCTTATTATTTGTTACTTTACTATCGATACAAGAAAAATGATGAAAATTTTGGATATGCCTACTTGGTATTGCTGAAGCAGTTAGAAAGATACGGACTAAAACGTAAGGAAGACCAAACGCTTCGTAATTATGCTCTTTATATTGATAGCTTCTTTTCTACCAGGAAGATGACGCTCCTGACTGCTCGCTATGAGCAATTTCTTTATAAGGATTGTGCGGAAAATGGAAGCTGGATAGAAGTGCGAGAATTATGGGAAAATTTAATTAAGAAAACAATAGCTTGA
- a CDS encoding DUF58 domain-containing protein yields MKKLWLVFKNFWKFLVLPLLIISTFSYAMFQGGFVSWFLFYSFMPFALYSVAISFYPLNEIEVERHLKKVDYTAGEALNVMITIRRKFPFPLFYLVIEDQMGDTMKYLPKQRMLLFPGFKKEFSSEYTINELPRGEHFFQGFKLRIGDPIGLIEKEKTFDNVEKIIVYPSYFEILYRLVENHYDQGMTASRERVQRDTSMAIGVREYQPGDRFSWINWKATAKRNDIMTKEFEQRQSHDVFVVMDCAPDSHFESIVSFTASLLRAVLKKGAQIGLLSISKERVSFPIRGGEQQLQRLFYHLAKVQPKSSASFDKVLEVDQFSEQTVSFMLVTAQLTKELIERASFLGQRKGAVTIFLIKGERESSKQAELTLKAMATGRGVRVVLVHEGHYAAAFSEVNLR; encoded by the coding sequence ATGAAGAAACTTTGGTTAGTCTTTAAAAATTTCTGGAAGTTCCTTGTGTTGCCTTTATTGATTATTAGTACTTTTTCCTATGCTATGTTTCAGGGTGGCTTCGTTAGTTGGTTCTTATTTTATAGTTTTATGCCGTTTGCCCTCTATTCTGTAGCTATTTCCTTTTATCCATTAAACGAGATCGAAGTAGAAAGACATCTCAAAAAAGTAGATTACACAGCAGGAGAGGCATTAAATGTAATGATTACGATCCGTAGGAAATTCCCATTCCCTCTCTTTTATTTAGTTATTGAAGACCAAATGGGTGACACCATGAAGTATCTCCCCAAGCAAAGAATGCTCTTGTTTCCAGGTTTTAAAAAGGAGTTTTCTAGTGAATATACTATTAATGAGCTACCGCGGGGTGAACACTTTTTTCAAGGATTCAAATTACGAATAGGTGATCCAATCGGGTTAATAGAAAAAGAAAAAACATTTGATAATGTAGAGAAGATTATTGTATATCCAAGTTATTTTGAAATCCTCTACCGCCTAGTTGAAAATCATTACGATCAGGGAATGACTGCTTCAAGGGAAAGAGTTCAAAGGGATACCTCAATGGCTATTGGGGTGAGGGAGTACCAACCTGGAGATCGCTTCTCTTGGATTAACTGGAAAGCAACTGCCAAGCGGAATGATATTATGACGAAGGAGTTTGAGCAAAGGCAATCACATGATGTGTTTGTTGTCATGGATTGTGCCCCTGACTCGCATTTTGAATCGATTGTCTCATTTACGGCATCATTACTCCGTGCCGTTTTAAAAAAAGGGGCACAAATAGGTCTATTGTCAATCAGCAAAGAGAGGGTATCTTTTCCTATCAGAGGTGGGGAACAACAGCTACAGCGGTTGTTCTATCATTTGGCAAAAGTTCAACCGAAAAGTAGTGCTAGCTTTGACAAAGTCTTAGAAGTTGATCAATTTAGTGAGCAAACCGTTTCATTTATGCTTGTGACGGCACAGTTAACGAAAGAACTCATCGAGAGAGCAAGCTTTCTTGGACAGAGAAAAGGAGCTGTGACTATTTTTCTTATAAAAGGGGAGAGAGAGTCATCGAAACAAGCGGAGTTAACGCTTAAAGCGATGGCAACCGGTCGTGGGGTTAGAGTCGTTCTTGTCCACGAAGGTCATTATGCTGCAGCCTTTTCAGAGGTGAATTTGCGATGA